In Myxococcus stipitatus, a single window of DNA contains:
- a CDS encoding efflux RND transporter permease subunit, translated as MGEKRWSERFEGAMGQLAARSHRRPFWALAVAVVLTLLGAYFARNLTLSADFVGLLPKSFPSVQDIDKLRKRFGGQGNVVVVGMGAEPETLKRFADDLAPKLAQLSEIRYVNFQRPRTFFDEHALYYVDLDDLKTIQGRIDARIAWEKEQANPLFVRLDEEPAPSVDFSDIEQKYTGRANQRLSGQGDLYYIDPAERMVVLMAKPKGSAADLDYSKKVVTQVEQFLATQDLSKYGPGFKTAVTGTFKKKIDQQRVIVNDLARASTLAMVMLLAYLAFHFRSALSVGFTMLPVLAGLGWTYGFVGLAYGQVNLLTGFLAAVLGGLGVEHGIHLLGRYGTLRSEGMDSEAAVHESFRHTGFSALIAAVVAALTFLSLALSEFRAFREFGIIAAVGMLVSIFAYVLILPATLGIAARFGWTPRVHEGGSGPMAMLGRWLPRSYRGVAVVIGVGVVVLISQAYRITFNYDSRTLEDYKQASAVLDQKVNNILGYSQTPVVVLTDSQEMEREVVRQLEARKAARGKDSTIDFVGALEDLVPRQQPEKQAVLRAIGEKLGKLDPERLPEDTRAALTRALNMSKAQPFTQADLPSSVRHQFESLDGSTGGVVLVYAGGGVSLSDGEGTRRFSKEVRGLRMPDGSQVSAAGEALILADILDMVSREGPRILAAAVLSVLAAMWVTLGRLRTALICMVPTLLSVAGLVGLMALLDLQFNYLNIMVLPVLVGTTVDAGVHLVQRLGEPGADFISVYAETGRAITGGLLTSAIGFVALVLAKHPGLNSIGDLANLGFGLNLVIVLLGFPSLLLLVERWRSKHGATPEQSEQPASEA; from the coding sequence ATGGGTGAGAAGCGTTGGTCGGAGCGGTTCGAGGGGGCCATGGGCCAGCTCGCCGCGCGGAGCCACCGTCGTCCTTTCTGGGCGCTTGCGGTGGCGGTGGTGCTCACGCTGCTGGGGGCGTACTTCGCCCGGAACCTGACGCTCAGCGCGGACTTCGTGGGGCTCCTGCCCAAGTCGTTCCCGAGCGTCCAGGACATCGACAAGCTGCGCAAGCGCTTCGGTGGACAGGGCAACGTGGTGGTGGTGGGGATGGGCGCGGAGCCGGAGACGCTCAAGCGCTTCGCGGACGACCTGGCGCCGAAGCTCGCGCAGCTGTCGGAGATTCGCTACGTCAACTTCCAGCGCCCGCGGACGTTCTTCGACGAGCACGCGCTGTACTACGTGGACCTGGACGACCTGAAGACCATCCAGGGGCGCATCGACGCGCGCATCGCGTGGGAGAAGGAGCAGGCCAACCCGCTGTTCGTGCGCCTGGACGAGGAGCCCGCGCCGTCGGTGGACTTCTCCGACATCGAGCAGAAGTACACGGGCCGCGCCAACCAGCGCCTGTCGGGACAGGGAGACCTGTACTACATCGACCCGGCGGAGCGGATGGTGGTGCTGATGGCGAAGCCCAAGGGCAGCGCCGCGGACCTGGACTATTCGAAGAAGGTCGTCACGCAGGTGGAGCAGTTCCTGGCGACGCAGGACCTGTCGAAGTACGGGCCGGGCTTCAAGACGGCGGTGACGGGGACGTTCAAGAAGAAGATCGACCAGCAGCGGGTCATCGTGAACGACCTGGCGCGCGCGTCGACGCTGGCCATGGTGATGCTGCTGGCCTACCTGGCCTTCCACTTCCGCAGCGCGCTGTCGGTGGGCTTCACCATGCTGCCGGTGCTCGCGGGCCTGGGGTGGACGTACGGCTTCGTGGGCCTGGCCTACGGACAGGTGAACCTGCTGACGGGCTTCCTGGCGGCGGTGCTCGGAGGCCTGGGCGTGGAGCACGGCATCCACCTGCTGGGCAGATACGGCACGCTGCGGTCGGAGGGGATGGACTCCGAGGCGGCGGTCCACGAGTCCTTCCGCCACACGGGCTTCTCCGCGCTCATCGCGGCGGTGGTGGCGGCGCTGACGTTCCTGAGCCTGGCGCTGTCGGAGTTCCGAGCGTTCCGTGAGTTCGGCATCATCGCCGCGGTGGGCATGCTGGTGAGCATCTTCGCCTACGTGCTCATCCTGCCGGCGACGCTGGGCATCGCGGCGCGGTTCGGCTGGACGCCGCGGGTGCACGAGGGCGGCTCGGGCCCCATGGCGATGCTGGGCCGGTGGCTGCCGCGCTCCTACCGGGGCGTGGCGGTGGTGATTGGCGTGGGCGTGGTGGTGCTCATCTCCCAGGCGTATCGCATCACGTTCAACTACGACTCGCGCACGCTGGAGGACTACAAGCAGGCGTCGGCGGTGCTGGACCAGAAGGTGAACAACATCCTGGGCTACTCGCAGACGCCGGTGGTGGTGCTGACGGACTCGCAGGAGATGGAGCGCGAGGTGGTGCGTCAGCTGGAGGCGCGCAAGGCGGCGCGGGGCAAGGACTCCACCATCGACTTCGTGGGCGCGCTGGAGGACCTGGTGCCGCGCCAGCAGCCGGAGAAGCAGGCGGTGCTGCGGGCCATCGGCGAGAAGCTGGGGAAGCTGGACCCGGAGCGGCTGCCCGAGGACACGCGCGCGGCGCTGACGCGGGCCCTGAACATGTCGAAGGCGCAGCCCTTCACGCAGGCGGACCTGCCGTCGAGCGTGCGGCACCAGTTCGAGAGCCTGGACGGTTCGACGGGCGGCGTGGTGCTGGTGTACGCGGGCGGCGGGGTGAGCCTGTCGGACGGCGAGGGCACGCGGCGCTTCTCCAAGGAGGTGCGCGGGCTGCGGATGCCGGACGGCAGCCAGGTGTCCGCGGCGGGCGAGGCGCTCATCCTGGCGGACATCCTGGACATGGTGTCGCGCGAGGGGCCGCGCATCCTGGCGGCGGCGGTGCTCAGCGTGCTGGCGGCGATGTGGGTGACGCTGGGCCGGCTGCGCACGGCGCTCATCTGCATGGTGCCCACGCTGCTGTCGGTGGCGGGGCTGGTGGGGTTGATGGCGCTGTTGGACCTACAGTTCAACTACCTGAACATCATGGTGCTACCGGTGCTGGTGGGCACCACCGTGGACGCGGGCGTGCACCTGGTGCAGCGGCTGGGCGAGCCGGGCGCGGACTTCATCTCCGTGTACGCGGAGACGGGACGGGCCATCACCGGCGGCCTGCTGACGAGCGCCATCGGCTTCGTGGCGCTGGTGCTGGCCAAGCACCCGGGGCTCAACTCCATCGGTGACCTGGCCAACCTGGGCTTCGGGCTCAACCTCGTCATCGTGCTGCTGGGCTTCCCCTCGTTGCTGCTGTTGGTGGAGCGCTGGCGCAGCAAGCATGGCGCGACGCCCGAGCAGTCGGAGCAGCCCGCATCGGAGGCGTGA
- a CDS encoding protein-tyrosine phosphatase family protein, translated as MSFTLLRDVHHVPGVKGWVRKQVLRSVARVVEWTTKLPGRRELNVSRVGDWLHVGGSVPPARYAELKARGITAVIDLRAERVDDAKALAALGIELLNLPVTDRYPPSVDQLLAGVEWALPRLQRGGVLYTHCEHGVGRGPLMGLAVMVARGWDAPTAYRELRKARWQCTLNDRQLQGLADFVTAWAARGHKAA; from the coding sequence GTGAGCTTCACGCTGCTGCGTGACGTCCACCATGTCCCGGGCGTGAAGGGCTGGGTGCGCAAGCAGGTGCTGCGCTCGGTGGCCCGCGTCGTCGAATGGACCACGAAGCTGCCGGGGCGCCGGGAGCTCAACGTGTCGCGGGTGGGCGACTGGCTGCACGTGGGGGGCTCCGTGCCGCCCGCGCGCTACGCGGAGCTGAAGGCCCGGGGCATCACCGCGGTCATCGACCTGCGCGCCGAGCGCGTGGACGACGCGAAGGCGCTGGCGGCGCTGGGCATCGAGTTGCTGAACCTGCCGGTGACGGACCGCTATCCGCCGTCGGTGGACCAGCTCCTGGCGGGCGTCGAGTGGGCGCTGCCCCGGCTCCAGCGGGGCGGAGTCCTCTACACCCACTGCGAGCACGGCGTGGGCCGGGGCCCGCTGATGGGGTTGGCGGTGATGGTGGCGCGCGGCTGGGACGCGCCCACGGCCTACCGCGAGCTGCGCAAGGCCCGGTGGCAGTGCACGCTGAACGACCGGCAGCTCCAGGGCCTCGCGGACTTCGTCACCGCCTGGGCCGCGCGCGGCCACAAGGCTGCCTAG
- a CDS encoding GtrA family protein — translation MLENLVAWLTGNLSPSARIWTALAPAILACAYFLGGLLIFCIRCAFKGVPRDEETLKRGSTVLVGFFLRHYFFWVIQPLWQLLLRSGLPANALSMLSGLLGISSGVAVAAGRFALGGWLFLAAGILDVMDGRIARTRKEANPAGAALDSVLDRYVDSAMLMGLAWYYRDTWVLLPALGALLGSSLVPYVRAKGEGLGVSVRDGAMQRLERVLFLGVGTALSPILEAVFWPEEKHPMHWMAVVGLVFVAIMSNFTAISRFRNLVRALAPKRQEARSGKAILGLNAAAGAIATAVDFAVVLALVEWLELLPAWATVLGALVGAVVNYSINRVFTFRSTAAVGRQMVRYSVVSGTSALLNSGGVALLTLHPQLAYTLGWWVVRGVVYFAWNLPLQRDYVFNDAASSEALLEQRPHAA, via the coding sequence GTGCTTGAGAACCTGGTGGCATGGCTGACCGGAAACCTGTCTCCCTCGGCGCGCATCTGGACGGCGCTGGCGCCGGCCATCCTCGCCTGTGCGTACTTCCTGGGAGGCCTGCTCATCTTCTGTATCCGCTGCGCCTTCAAGGGCGTGCCTCGCGACGAGGAGACGCTCAAGCGCGGCAGCACGGTGCTGGTGGGCTTCTTCCTGCGGCACTACTTCTTCTGGGTCATCCAGCCCCTGTGGCAGCTGCTGCTGCGCTCGGGGCTGCCGGCCAACGCGCTGTCCATGCTGTCGGGCCTGTTGGGCATCTCCTCCGGCGTGGCGGTGGCCGCGGGCCGCTTCGCGCTGGGCGGCTGGCTGTTCCTGGCCGCGGGCATCCTGGACGTGATGGACGGGCGCATCGCGCGCACGCGCAAGGAGGCCAACCCCGCGGGCGCGGCGCTGGACTCCGTGCTGGACCGCTACGTCGACTCCGCGATGCTGATGGGCCTGGCCTGGTACTACCGGGACACGTGGGTGCTGCTGCCCGCGCTGGGCGCGCTGCTGGGCTCGTCGCTGGTGCCGTACGTGCGCGCCAAGGGCGAGGGCCTGGGCGTCAGCGTGCGTGACGGCGCCATGCAGCGGCTGGAGCGCGTGCTCTTCCTGGGCGTGGGCACCGCGCTGTCGCCCATCCTCGAGGCCGTCTTCTGGCCCGAGGAGAAGCACCCCATGCACTGGATGGCCGTGGTGGGCCTGGTCTTCGTGGCCATCATGAGCAACTTCACCGCCATCTCCCGCTTCCGCAACCTGGTCCGCGCGCTGGCGCCCAAGCGCCAGGAGGCCCGCTCCGGCAAGGCCATCCTCGGCCTCAACGCGGCGGCGGGCGCCATCGCCACGGCGGTGGACTTCGCGGTGGTGCTGGCCCTGGTGGAGTGGCTGGAGCTGCTGCCCGCGTGGGCCACGGTGCTCGGCGCGCTGGTGGGCGCGGTGGTGAACTACTCCATCAACCGCGTGTTCACCTTCCGCAGCACGGCGGCGGTGGGCCGGCAGATGGTGCGCTACTCGGTGGTGAGCGGCACCAGCGCCCTGCTCAACTCGGGCGGCGTGGCGCTGCTCACCCTGCACCCGCAGCTGGCCTACACGCTGGGCTGGTGGGTGGTGCGCGGCGTGGTGTACTTCGCCTGGAACCTGCCGCTCCAGCGCGACTACGTGTTCAACGACGCGGCCTCGTCGGAAGCGCTCCTGGAGCAGCGCCCCCATGCGGCGTGA
- a CDS encoding phosphatase PAP2 family protein, which produces MTSRSLAKTDAFKWLCTLLGVGHLMLVMLTGRLRWEHVAADALLVGVAWSGPRARRFLLGGFPLWLTGMLLDSQGLWLFLRGTIHTGDLWTLERRLFPAPGGVNWPEWWSTRSNAFLDLLCGFAYAAYLYEVFVVAIFFFVKKDARFQKLCWAFLTVNAIGVVIYLLYPAAPPWYILQYGPGPANLAALPSPAGTARFDALLGIQYFAGFYARNPNVFGAMPSLHAAYPFMVMLFVWQRGAKWRLFTGAFALLVAFSAVYLTHHYVLDVLAGLTAALAAFLVVELAFARRNAPVALPVPMTPGGDTRA; this is translated from the coding sequence ATGACCTCCCGCTCGCTCGCTAAGACCGACGCATTCAAGTGGCTCTGCACCCTGCTGGGTGTGGGCCACTTGATGCTCGTGATGCTCACCGGTCGGCTCCGGTGGGAGCACGTCGCGGCGGACGCGCTGCTCGTGGGGGTGGCCTGGTCGGGCCCCCGCGCGCGGCGCTTCCTGCTCGGCGGCTTCCCGCTCTGGCTGACCGGTATGCTGCTGGACAGCCAGGGGCTCTGGCTCTTCCTGCGAGGCACCATCCACACCGGTGACTTGTGGACACTGGAGCGCCGCCTGTTCCCCGCCCCCGGCGGTGTCAACTGGCCCGAGTGGTGGAGCACGCGCTCGAACGCCTTCCTGGACCTGCTGTGTGGCTTCGCCTACGCGGCCTACCTTTACGAAGTCTTCGTCGTGGCCATCTTCTTCTTCGTGAAGAAGGACGCTCGCTTCCAGAAGCTCTGCTGGGCGTTCCTGACGGTGAACGCCATCGGCGTCGTCATCTACCTGCTCTATCCGGCCGCGCCGCCCTGGTACATCCTCCAGTACGGGCCGGGCCCGGCGAACCTCGCCGCGCTGCCCAGTCCCGCGGGCACCGCCCGGTTCGACGCGCTGCTGGGCATCCAGTACTTCGCGGGCTTCTACGCGCGAAACCCCAATGTCTTCGGGGCCATGCCGTCCCTGCACGCGGCCTATCCGTTCATGGTGATGCTCTTCGTCTGGCAGCGCGGGGCGAAGTGGCGGCTGTTCACCGGGGCCTTCGCCCTGCTCGTCGCATTCTCCGCCGTTTATCTGACGCACCACTACGTCCTGGACGTGCTCGCGGGTCTCACCGCCGCGCTCGCCGCCTTCCTGGTGGTGGAGCTCGCCTTCGCACGCCGGAATGCGCCGGTGGCCCTGCCGGTGCCCATGACTCCTGGAGGAGACACCCGTGCTTGA
- a CDS encoding inositol-3-phosphate synthase, which translates to MENKKSVAKPEGRLAVLVPGLGAVSTTLMAGVELARQGKGAPIGSLTQMGTARLGKRTDGRTVKLNELVPLAELKDIAFGAWDIISEDAYQVAVRSGVLHDKHLEQVKPFLQGIKPKKGVHDPEFVRRIEANHAKATKTHRESIEALRQDIRDFKKELNAKRAVMVVCSSVETFRPLPDAFKSLAAFEKALDENSKDINPTALYAYAAIKEGVPFANATPNASVDTPALQELAKQEGVAIAGRDLKSGQTMMKTVIAPALKARMLGLEGWFSTNILGNRDGEVLDDPAAFKAKEVTKSSVLDTILQPELYPELYSKYSHKVSIHYYPPRGDAKEGWDNIDIIGWLGYPMQIKVNFLCRDSILAAPLVLDIALFLDLAKRLEWRGIQEWMSFYFKSPMAHPGLPVEHDLFIQLTKLKNTLRVVAGEEPITHLGLDYYGDDLPLAR; encoded by the coding sequence ATGGAGAACAAGAAGTCGGTCGCGAAGCCCGAAGGCAGGCTGGCGGTGCTGGTGCCGGGCCTGGGCGCTGTGTCCACAACGCTGATGGCTGGCGTGGAGCTGGCGCGTCAGGGCAAGGGGGCTCCCATCGGGTCCCTGACGCAGATGGGCACCGCGCGGCTCGGCAAGCGCACCGACGGCCGCACCGTGAAGCTCAACGAGCTGGTGCCGCTGGCGGAGCTGAAGGACATCGCGTTTGGCGCCTGGGACATCATCAGCGAGGACGCGTACCAGGTCGCGGTGCGCTCCGGCGTGCTGCACGACAAGCACCTCGAGCAGGTGAAGCCGTTCCTGCAGGGCATCAAGCCCAAGAAGGGCGTGCACGACCCGGAGTTCGTCCGCCGCATCGAGGCCAACCACGCCAAGGCCACCAAGACGCACCGCGAGAGCATCGAGGCGCTGCGGCAGGACATCCGCGACTTCAAGAAGGAGCTCAACGCCAAGCGCGCGGTGATGGTCGTGTGCAGCAGCGTGGAGACCTTCCGTCCCCTGCCGGACGCGTTCAAGAGCCTGGCCGCCTTCGAGAAGGCCCTGGACGAGAACAGCAAGGACATCAACCCCACCGCGCTCTACGCGTACGCCGCCATCAAGGAGGGCGTGCCGTTCGCCAACGCCACCCCCAACGCCAGCGTCGACACGCCGGCGCTGCAGGAGCTGGCCAAGCAGGAGGGCGTCGCCATCGCCGGCCGTGACCTCAAGAGCGGCCAGACGATGATGAAGACGGTCATCGCCCCCGCGCTCAAGGCCCGCATGCTCGGCCTCGAGGGTTGGTTCTCCACCAACATCCTCGGCAACCGCGACGGCGAGGTGCTCGACGACCCCGCAGCCTTCAAGGCCAAGGAAGTGACGAAGTCGAGCGTGCTGGACACCATCCTGCAGCCGGAGCTCTACCCCGAGCTGTACAGCAAGTACTCGCACAAGGTGTCCATCCACTACTACCCGCCCCGCGGCGACGCGAAGGAGGGGTGGGACAACATCGACATCATCGGGTGGCTCGGCTACCCGATGCAGATCAAGGTCAACTTCCTGTGCCGCGACTCCATCCTCGCGGCGCCGCTGGTGCTCGATATCGCGCTGTTCCTCGACCTGGCCAAGCGGCTGGAGTGGCGGGGCATCCAGGAGTGGATGTCCTTCTACTTCAAGAGCCCCATGGCGCACCCCGGCCTGCCCGTGGAGCATGACCTGTTCATCCAGCTCACCAAGCTGAAGAACACGCTCCGCGTCGTGGCCGGCGAGGAGCCCATCACCCACCTCGGCCTCGATTACTACGGGGATGACCTCCCGCTCGCTCGCTAA
- a CDS encoding aldo/keto reductase — protein sequence MSDAHRPPPTRRDVLAAGLGAALLSGAAGHPPDRTPPPSTRPPASTPRTDPMLTRPIPKTGEALPVIGLGTWQTFDVGPDASERAPLKDVLRRFLDAGARLIDSSPMYGRAERVVGDVLASLGDTPRPFLATKVWTTGREAGLAQLETSVRDMGRGRMDLLQVHNLVDWRTHLPVLREWKAAGRVRYVGITHYARGAFDDLERLLRDEPLDFIQLPYSLAQRDAEKRLLPAAREHGVAVLVMQPFATGDLFRRVRGRPLPEWAAEFDCDSWAQFFLKFVLGHPAVNCPLPATSKPEHVADNLRAGFGRLPDEKTRARMARVLDT from the coding sequence ATGTCCGACGCCCACCGCCCACCGCCCACGCGCAGGGACGTGCTCGCCGCGGGCCTGGGCGCCGCGCTGCTGTCCGGCGCGGCGGGCCATCCGCCCGACCGGACACCCCCTCCCTCCACCAGGCCCCCCGCCTCCACGCCCAGGACGGACCCCATGCTCACCCGCCCCATCCCCAAGACGGGCGAGGCCCTGCCCGTCATCGGCCTCGGCACCTGGCAGACCTTCGACGTGGGCCCGGACGCCTCCGAACGCGCGCCCTTGAAGGACGTGCTGCGCCGCTTCCTCGACGCGGGCGCGCGACTCATCGACTCGTCGCCCATGTACGGCCGCGCCGAGCGCGTGGTGGGGGACGTGCTCGCCTCGCTGGGCGACACCCCGCGCCCCTTCCTCGCCACCAAGGTGTGGACGACGGGGCGCGAGGCCGGACTCGCGCAGCTGGAGACCAGCGTGCGCGACATGGGGCGCGGACGCATGGATCTGCTCCAGGTCCACAACCTCGTGGACTGGCGCACCCACCTGCCCGTCTTGCGCGAATGGAAGGCCGCCGGGCGCGTGCGCTACGTGGGCATCACCCACTACGCGCGCGGCGCCTTCGACGACCTGGAGCGCCTGCTGCGCGACGAACCCCTGGACTTCATCCAGCTGCCCTACTCGCTGGCGCAGCGCGACGCGGAGAAGCGACTCCTGCCCGCCGCCCGGGAGCATGGCGTCGCGGTGCTCGTCATGCAGCCCTTCGCCACCGGGGACCTCTTCCGGCGCGTGCGGGGCAGGCCACTGCCGGAGTGGGCCGCGGAGTTCGACTGCGACAGCTGGGCGCAGTTCTTCCTGAAGTTCGTCCTCGGCCACCCCGCCGTGAACTGCCCGCTGCCCGCCACGAGCAAGCCGGAGCACGTCGCGGACAACCTGCGCGCGGGCTTCGGACGGCTGCCGGACGAGAAGACGCGGGCCCGCATGGCCCGCGTCCTCGACACCTGA
- a CDS encoding LA_2272 family surface repeat-containing protein: MKRKVSVCAGVVAATVAFSAGAEEAKATEQAQVAPASAEGAVEGPGLERAMVAPPLVEAAGVVATDTAATKSEPQVTQEAPEVHVPFSLTVVPGLSTSGFATGNVVNDVSIGLVATHAKRVNVLGLALGANWVRAEASGALLSVGLNAVGGPSSGAQLSVGGNLVGADFGGLQASVGANIVRGALDGTQLGVGANIATGSVGGSQLGVGANIAAGDMVGAQLAVGVNIASKTMNGLQMAAGLNVAPRMTGVQMSSGVSYAGELNGGQISIINVGGAVKGAQVGIVNVAGSVEGAQVGIVNVSGRTDGEAVGLLSLIGNGQANLQLWSSDVALTNVGVKLGGQHLYTMFTLGFTPPIDGERRRYAVGAGLGGHIPAGRLFFDIDVMGSSLSANRLFDYGDEDSKHILGQLRLMAGWQLARRLAVFGGVTANTLVTWDGSDPWKELGIGPEWKETSGRTIIRTWPGVLAGIQI, encoded by the coding sequence ATGAAGCGCAAGGTCTCGGTGTGTGCGGGGGTCGTGGCGGCGACGGTGGCGTTCTCTGCGGGGGCCGAGGAGGCGAAGGCGACCGAGCAGGCACAGGTGGCGCCCGCGAGCGCGGAGGGCGCGGTGGAGGGGCCGGGGCTGGAGCGGGCGATGGTGGCGCCTCCGCTGGTGGAGGCGGCGGGCGTGGTGGCGACGGACACCGCCGCGACGAAGAGCGAGCCCCAGGTGACGCAGGAGGCGCCGGAAGTGCACGTGCCCTTCAGCCTCACGGTGGTGCCGGGGCTGAGCACGTCGGGCTTCGCGACGGGCAACGTGGTCAACGACGTATCGATTGGCCTGGTCGCGACGCACGCGAAGCGGGTGAACGTCCTGGGCCTGGCGCTGGGCGCCAACTGGGTCCGCGCCGAGGCGAGCGGCGCGCTCCTGTCGGTGGGCCTCAACGCGGTGGGTGGTCCGTCCTCGGGCGCGCAGCTCTCCGTGGGCGGCAACCTGGTGGGGGCGGACTTCGGCGGGCTCCAGGCGTCGGTGGGCGCCAACATCGTGCGCGGGGCGTTGGACGGCACGCAGCTGGGCGTGGGCGCGAACATCGCGACGGGGTCGGTGGGCGGCAGCCAGCTGGGCGTGGGCGCGAACATCGCGGCCGGGGACATGGTGGGCGCGCAGCTCGCCGTGGGCGTCAACATCGCGAGCAAGACGATGAACGGTCTGCAGATGGCGGCGGGCCTCAACGTCGCGCCGCGCATGACGGGCGTGCAGATGTCGTCCGGCGTCAGCTACGCGGGCGAGCTGAACGGCGGACAGATTTCCATCATCAACGTGGGCGGCGCGGTGAAGGGCGCGCAGGTGGGCATCGTCAACGTGGCGGGCAGCGTGGAGGGCGCGCAGGTGGGCATCGTCAACGTGTCCGGACGGACGGACGGCGAGGCGGTGGGCCTGCTGAGCCTCATCGGAAACGGGCAGGCCAACCTCCAGCTGTGGAGCAGCGACGTGGCGCTGACGAACGTGGGCGTCAAGCTGGGCGGCCAGCACCTGTACACGATGTTCACCCTGGGCTTCACGCCGCCCATCGACGGTGAGCGGCGCCGCTACGCGGTGGGCGCGGGCCTGGGAGGCCACATCCCCGCCGGCCGCCTCTTCTTCGACATCGACGTGATGGGCTCCAGCCTGTCCGCGAACCGGCTGTTCGACTACGGCGACGAGGACTCGAAGCACATCCTCGGACAGCTCCGGCTGATGGCCGGCTGGCAGCTCGCGCGGCGGCTGGCGGTGTTCGGCGGCGTGACGGCGAACACGCTCGTCACGTGGGATGGCAGCGACCCGTGGAAGGAGCTGGGCATCGGGCCCGAGTGGAAGGAGACCTCCGGCCGCACCATCATCCGCACCTGGCCGGGCGTGCTCGCGGGCATCCAGATTTGA
- a CDS encoding zinc-dependent alcohol dehydrogenase family protein, with amino-acid sequence MEGGMRAMVLREQGRPLREETWPIPRPGPEELLLRVHACAVCRTDLHVVDGELTRPKLPLVPGHEIVATVVEAGAEARGVEVGTRVGVPWLGWSCGYCRFCVAGRENLCDFGRFTGYQVDGGYAEYTLAHHRFCFPLPDGFADVHAAPLMCAGLIGFRCLRMAGEGARLGLYGFGAAAHVLIQVARHQGRRVYAFTRPHDEAGQRFARELGAVWAGGSDEVPPEPLDAAILFAPVGALVPAALRAVDKGGVVVCGGIHMSDIPAFSYDLLWEERVVRSVANLTRADARDFLALAPQVPVRTEVQRFPLSQANEALAALREGRMRGAAVLDVGASSTHPRG; translated from the coding sequence ATGGAAGGCGGCATGCGAGCGATGGTCCTGCGCGAGCAGGGCCGGCCGCTGCGCGAGGAGACGTGGCCCATCCCGCGTCCCGGTCCGGAGGAGCTGCTCCTGCGGGTCCACGCGTGCGCGGTGTGCCGGACGGACCTGCACGTGGTGGACGGTGAGCTGACGCGTCCCAAGCTGCCCCTCGTCCCCGGTCACGAAATCGTGGCGACGGTGGTGGAGGCGGGCGCGGAGGCGCGCGGCGTCGAGGTGGGGACGCGGGTGGGGGTGCCGTGGCTCGGGTGGAGCTGCGGCTACTGCCGCTTCTGCGTCGCGGGGCGGGAGAACCTCTGCGACTTCGGCCGCTTCACCGGCTACCAGGTGGATGGCGGCTACGCGGAGTACACGCTCGCGCACCACCGCTTCTGCTTCCCGCTGCCGGACGGCTTCGCGGACGTGCACGCGGCGCCGCTGATGTGCGCGGGGCTCATCGGCTTCCGGTGTCTGCGGATGGCGGGCGAGGGGGCTCGGCTGGGCTTGTATGGGTTTGGCGCCGCGGCGCACGTGCTCATCCAGGTGGCGCGTCACCAGGGGAGGCGCGTGTATGCCTTCACCCGGCCCCATGACGAGGCGGGACAGCGCTTCGCGCGGGAGCTGGGCGCGGTGTGGGCGGGCGGGTCGGACGAGGTGCCGCCGGAGCCACTCGACGCGGCCATCCTCTTCGCGCCCGTGGGCGCGCTGGTGCCCGCCGCGCTGCGCGCCGTGGACAAGGGCGGGGTGGTGGTGTGCGGGGGCATCCACATGAGCGACATCCCCGCGTTCTCCTATGACCTGCTGTGGGAGGAGCGCGTGGTGCGTTCGGTGGCGAACCTCACGCGCGCGGACGCGCGGGACTTCCTCGCGCTCGCGCCCCAGGTGCCGGTGCGCACCGAGGTCCAGCGATTCCCCCTGTCCCAGGCGAACGAGGCGCTGGCCGCGCTGCGCGAGGGCCGGATGCGCGGCGCCGCGGTGCTGGACGTGGGCGCGTCTTCAACGCATCCTCGCGGTTGA